CCGTCGCCGCGGCACTTGTGCGGCTGGTTAATGAGCAGTGGAAACCGCCGCTGGTCCTTGGCGCGCAAATAGCGGGCGAAGTCAAAGGGTCCCGTAGGCGTGGGCGGCGCCGGTGTGTCCCCTTCGTAGGCCGGCGGGGCTGCACCCGCGTCGGGTAACTGGAACGCGCGGGGTCTGGGGGTGGGCCTCGGTGCCGCCCTCCCTCGCCCTCGCGGCGCGCTCGTCGTCGGGGCCGCGCCGTCGCGCTGCGCATAGAGTAGGAGGCCCAGGGAGGCGCCAAGGAGCAGCGTGAGCAATGCGTCCCTGCGTAGGCGCAGCCTCCTCCTCATCTCCGCGCGGCCTGCTGCCTGCCCTGTAAGGGTCGCAGTCGGCAGCAGGGGGCAGCGAGCCCCGCCCTCCCCAGCTGAGGGGGCGGGAGGCCACGCCCCGGGGGGGCTCCAGCGACGGACGGTTGAGCCCCTTGCGTTCGTTGTTCTCCTCCTCCCGGCCGTGTCGCACCGCCGGGACGGGCAGCCTGAAGGGACAAGAAGTTCACCCATGTAGCCAACTCCCGCGCGGCCTCAGCTCCGGCCCAGGACTGCGACCCAGGGCCGGGCAGGGAGACTGGGAGCCTCGACCCCTCCCCCGCCCGCCTCCCTAGCGCTGAGGCCGTATCCCTTCCACCCTGCCATCCCCTCAGTGTCGGGCTCTGGGGTCCCGACACTCACGCTCGGCCCTCGGAAGTGGCGCAGCCCCAGACGCCCTGGCCTCCGGGGCTCAGCGCAGGGTCCCAGGGGCCGCCATGGACCGGGCCCGAGCCAAATGCAGCGTTGGCAGGAAGGGGGACCGGTGCCGTGCCACGTGACCCTCCAGCTGTGCGCGCCCGGACTTCTGGAGCTCAGCTCCGCCCCGGCGCCAGGAGCACTACGGCCTCAGAGTGGGGACTAATCCCTGAGAGGGAGCCTCCTCACTGTCAGTCCCTCTGGGAAGGGCTGGTCTGGGTGCTCACACCCCAAATTCGCCTTTCTGGGGATTGGGAAAAAGCATCAACTCCCCTGGTTAGCTCCCCCAACTATCCACTCCCCACTCCCGCGTCTCTGGAGTGGGGCGGAGCCTGGGCTGCTAGGAGCCCTGAGCAGGCCGGTTCCAAATGCGCATGAACCTGGCCACCATCCCGGGCGGGCCTCTCCTCAGCAGCCCAGATTCCATCAGGCAGGGTGCATACGCTGCCCCCGAGACACATGGCTGTCTTCTTACTCCTGGTTCTGCCAtgctccccacccccagtaaACACACGCACGGGACAAACAAGGCAGCCCACCCAATCCTCAGGGCAACTGTGCCAGCAGCTCTCATTCATGCCCAGATGGGGACACTGGGGGGCTCTTCGgggagttaagtgacttgcccagtaTCCAAAGGCCAGAACGCTCTGCCCCCAGGTCTTCTGAAATTCAGTCCAGGATTATTTTATCTGTCCTTGCCCCGCTCATCCATCCACTGGGATACAGAACAGGGGGCCAACCCAGTCTGCTTTAATTTCACAGGCAAGCACTTCAGCCTGTCTCCCCAGGGGCTAATGGACCTGAGCCCAAGCCAGGTGCAGTTCTGAGTCCCCTGGTCCCCAGCATAGCCTACTGCAGGTAGAAATGATCAGGCCTGTGCAGCTGCAGGTCAGACAGGGCTGGCAAGGATGGGGACAGCTTGGGAAGACTCCTGGCGGAGGCCTTGGCTAAAGGATTGCTCTGGGATGCAGGTGGACAGAGGTGCTCTGCAATGGAGAGCTAAGTCCTTGCGCAGCTCAGCTGCCAGCTCTCTCTTTCTTGGTCCCAGCCCATGTGATGGAGCCTGGAATAGACAGCCTCTACTGGTCTCTTAAGAACCCAGTCCCATCCTCTGTCCAAGGGCTATATCTGCTCCTGACGGCTTCTTCCCACCAATGTTCAATCTTAAAAAGCCAActctctggctgggtgtggtggcttacgcctgtaacctcaacactttgggaggctgaggtgagtggatcacttgaggtcaggaagtcaagaccagcctggccaacgtggtgaaacccccatctctactaaaaatacaaaaattagccaggcatgggggtgggcgcctgtaatcccagctacttagagggctgaggcaggagaattgcttgaacctggaaggtggaggttgcagtgagccaagaacacaccactgcactccatcctgggcaacagagcgagactgtctcaaaaaaaaaaaaaaaaaaaaaaaaaagccagtcgtggtggcttacccctgtaatcccaacactttgggaggccaaggcaggtggatcacttgaggccaggagtttgagaccagcctggtcaacatggagaaaccctgtctctatttaaaatacaaaaattagccaggtatggtggcacgtgcctgtaatcccaggtacttgggaggctgaggcaggaaaatcacttgaacccaggagacgaaggctgcaatgagccgagatcgtgccactgcactccaacctggcaacagagtgagactctgtccaaaaaaaaaaaaaagccaactctCCACCCTGAGCCTTACTCTTTTTGGTCACAAAGTAATCAGGAGTCCTCTGCTCCAGCTTTCTCCGCAGCCTCACCTTCCATTCCCTCCTGTGATAAAGCTTGGGGCTGCCTCCACCATGACTCAGAAAGACCCCTGCCTGGTAAGCTCCTTTTAACTGAGTCCAACAGATGCTCCTCGGTCTTGACTACCCACTCCATTATAGCGGGTGGGTAATCCCCTGGTTTCCAAAtctcctggttttcctccttcctctttggcTGTTCCCATTCTGGTTGGTGTCCTTCAGGACATCCCCTGGGGCCACCCCACCCACTCCCACCTGTCTATTCATCAATCTTTAGATTGAACCCTCATCCTGAACTCAGAACTACAGACCCAACTACCCTCATACTCTCTCCCCGGATGCACTGCAGGAACATCATGCTCAACTTGTCCCAAACAGAGCAAGCACTTCATTTCCCCCCAGGGCCCCATCCCAGCAAGCAGTCCCACCCACCATCCAACTGGCAAAGGCAGAAACTTGGGGCCCTCTCTCAGCCATTCCTCACCCAGTGTCACCAGGCCTGTTACTCTTCCACCCACACAGCTCTTTGGTGGTCATCCCCTTCCCTCCATCTCTGCTGCTACTGCCCCAGCCTGGGGCCACCATTTCCTCCACCCCCATCCTCATCAACCTCCcagtcttggccaggtgcggtggcacatgcctgtaatcccagcactttgggagaccaaggtgggtggatcacctgaggtcaggagtttgagaccagcctgaccaacatggagaaaccctgtctctactaaaaatacaaaattagctgggcatggtggtgggcgcctgtaatcccagctacttgggaggctgaaacaggagaattgcttgaacccaggaggtggaggttgcagtgagccaaaaacgTGCcattacactacagcctgggaaataagagtgaagctccatctgaaaaaaaataaaaattaaaaaaaaaaaaacaaccacctcCCAGTCTTAACTCCTGAAACTCTTCAAAGGCTTCCTACTGGCCTCATTGAAAAACCCACACCCTGTAAAATGGCTTATCAGACCCCCACATGATCAGCCTCAGCTCCAGGTCTCAGCAAAtccaccaaaccacagatccagccATTTTTAACTGTCCTTCTAACGTCCCTATCTCTCACCTTCCTCAAGCCCTTGCCTGAGACTGTCTGTGCCCCAAACACTGCCCTTCTCTTGATAGCCCACCCCTATGCCTACTCACActcatctcctccaggaagcctaccCCCTGTCCCCTGCCCAGGtgaggccccttcctccatcctccacaacttctctttttttttcttttttcttttttttttttttttgagacagggtctcactctgtcacccaggctggagtgcagtagctcagtgacatctcactgcagcctcaaccttccatgctccagggatcctcccacctcagcctcctaagtggctgggactacccaggctggtctcaaactcctgagctcaagcaatcctcctatctctgtctcccaaattgttgggattacaggtgtaagccactgctaCTTGTATTTCTCACATCAAAAACCGTGTTATACTTTATTATCATTGCTTAACATTCGGGGTCCCACGCTGAGTGTGAGCTGGGGGCAGGCAAGATTGATTCCTGTTTTACTTCACTGCAGTATCTGCAGCACCCAGGATGAAGTCCAGGACACCAAAGATCAAGGTGCTTCATGAGTGAAACTGTAAGGGCTGGCTGTAAGCCCCGCTTCTGGGATGGGAGAAGGTGAGGCTGATCTCCAAAGCaggtcccccccaccccacactctATCAAAGTACCTGAGGCAGAATCCCCAATGATGCACCCCCAGAATCCCCAATGATGCACCCCCAGTGGTCTGGCTTCTGGGGAAGGCAATCAACTCTGCCCCAGCAGGTCCAGCAGATAGGCCAAGTGGAGTTTCAGGGTCCCGTGGATGGACAGGGGTTCAGCAATAGCCGCAGAAGGAACCCTAAGGCCATCCAGGTTCTCCAAAAGCTGGCTGCACCCCTGGTCTAGGCCAGGCCGCCATTGGGATCGGTCAGGCCCAGCAAGTCCTCTGCCAGGCTGGTGAGCTCGTTCTCCTCGAGTGCCTCCACCAGGCGCTGCAGCGTGGCGCGGCGGCCCTCGGCCTGCACGAAGCGCCGCAGCAGCTGGAAGGCCTGCTCGTACAGTCCCTCGCGCTCGTACTCGTAGGCCAGCGAGTCCAGCGCCGGGTCCCGCAGCGCCCGGCAGCCTCGCTGCAGTGAGCGCCCCACCTTGCGCCATTTGAGGCCCACAGAGCGCGCGAACATCTGTTGGTCCTGCAGGCTCAGCGGCCGATTCACTGCGGAGGGAGTGGGGAAACGGGGTGAGGGCGGGGACCCCCAGCGCCGGTCCCACCCATCCTCACCCGGCAAcgacccctgcccctccccagacTCCAACCTCCTGGTGACCCTGCCTCTCCGCCTGCGCCTCACCTACAGGCTGACCCTGGAACAGAAAAGTCTGGGcaggtggcggcggcggcggcttcACCTCCGACAGAGAGGGCACCGGGGGCTGCAAGGGGGCCGAAGCGACCTCCCCGTCGCCACCCTGGGCCCCCGAGCCGCACTTCAGATTTCGCAGCGCATCCTCCAGCTCAGCCAGTTCTTCATCCCGGAGCCGGTCGGGCTAGGGGAATGGAACGTGCCGTCACGGGGGACTTAGCCGCGGATCCCCGCCCTACCCCATCCTGATCCTAGCCCGGCCGCACCTGCTGGGCTAGGATGCAACTCAAACAGCGCTCCTCGTCCGCCAGCAAAGCGTCCAGCCGCTCGGCGCCGGCGCGCAGCTCCAGTTGCAGCGGCACCGAGTGTTGGGCGAGCGCGGCCGCCAGGCTCCTCTGCAGCGCGGCGCGCAGCGCCCCCTCGCGGTAGGCGCGAAGGAAGCGGCCACAGGGCTGCCGCCCGCAGAATCGCAGCTGCACGATCAGCTGCGGGTCGCTGCGGTGGATCTTCAGCATCTGCAGCACGTCCGGGCTCCCGCCGCTCTCTGCGGAGGCGGGCGGTCAGGCGCCGGGCGGTCCCCAAGCTCGGCCGTTCTCCAAACGGCCGGAGGAGGGGCGAAGCCCGTGGTGAAGCCCCGCGTCCCATCCCCTGACCTAGGGTGCAGTTACCCCAGAGTACCCAGCTGGGAAGCAAAATTGGGATACAAACAGCAATAACCCAGAAAGAAGACCAGGATCTGTCACAGGGAGCACCCTAAGACAGAGTGGGTACCACCTAGCCCCCGCTCTCACGCCCCAAATGAGGGTTGGCAAAAGAGAGGGACTTCGAAGCACAGAAAAGGGGGCGTGTGCCCTGGGCAAACAAGCCGTCTGGGTAGGCGGCCAGCAGGGCAGAGGAGGGCGAGAGGTCTCAGGTCTTCGGCCTCCACCAAGCGCGACTCCCACTGCTCGGGAAGAAGAGGGGCTCTCGCCGCTCTGAGGCCACGAACAGATCCCCcaacccgcttcagcctcctgtggCCTCTGCCCTGAGATGGGAAAGGGGGGCCTGGAAGGGTAGGTACTGGGGAGGGGTCTTGAGCAAGGAGTGCTGCagtaagagaggaaaagaggagagagacatCCACAATTAGTAGAAAGGAGTGAGCCGGCTGGTGGAGGGCGGGGATGGAGCAAAGGACGTTAGTGCACAAATTGGTAAATCATACACAGACTTGAGAACACACGCCTATCCTCAAGGTCATGCCACAAGCAGAGAAGAGAGTCTGCACAGCCAGGGGTCCTCCCTCTTGCTCTTCCCACCCCAAATCTTCTTCTTAAAGGTGGCTAAACCCAGGCCCACCCACAAAATGCTCCAGGCCACCCCTTCCTCTCCACATGCCCGCCCATCCACGCACCTGCCAAGGCAGCCTGCAGAGCCCTGTACACTGCCACCTTC
This sequence is a window from Gorilla gorilla gorilla isolate KB3781 chromosome 18, NHGRI_mGorGor1-v2.1_pri, whole genome shotgun sequence. Protein-coding genes within it:
- the TRADD gene encoding tumor necrosis factor receptor type 1-associated DEATH domain protein; its protein translation is MAAGQNGHEEWVGSAYLFVESSLDKVVLSDAYAHPQQKVAVYRALQAALAESGGSPDVLQMLKIHRSDPQLIVQLRFCGRQPCGRFLRAYREGALRAALQRSLAAALAQHSVPLQLELRAGAERLDALLADEERCLSCILAQQPDRLRDEELAELEDALRNLKCGSGAQGGDGEVASAPLQPPVPSLSEVKPPPPPPAQTFLFQGQPVVNRPLSLQDQQMFARSVGLKWRKVGRSLQRGCRALRDPALDSLAYEYEREGLYEQAFQLLRRFVQAEGRRATLQRLVEALEENELTSLAEDLLGLTDPNGGLA